One Opitutaceae bacterium DNA segment encodes these proteins:
- a CDS encoding glycoside hydrolase family 2 TIM barrel-domain containing protein has product MTNPPLARLAAWCLALGLLPLHATLSAPARTLIQPQGDGFELIHEGKPFLVRGAVAPNRFELLQSCGANAVRTSARKENLDAAHNAGLMAMADLHLRGERDGFNWDDEAMVQEQTERALARVRELKDHPAVLMWVLGNELDYIPPLEPYNPRIWTRLNALARAVKEVDPSRPVLTVIGTSFLEKKVKELARDGTEFDLLGLNAYGDLAEAAQVLREHWPKPYVVSEWGPTGHWEVPKTAWKAPIEQTSSEKAAVTQDRYRSVILADPKRCLGSFVFYWSEKQETTHTWYGLFNGGLRTESIDVMEREWSGRAPANQAPRIETFTVAAAKDKTSLALKPDSEQIAVLTAADPDGDPVTYHWDIRPEVIPPRDNYAGNKETRAEPLVGLILANEGAKLSFKTPSTEGPYRLFVTVTDGKGSVGYANFPFFVSKGGTLPPATDAKLSQLAPPSDVGNPTILGKGIQRTLRLLASSTPAKRNTVRILFYGQSITEQAWTQEVERDLRQRFPHANLVTENRALGGFSSQRLVSTAESDLYSFSPDLLVFHVYGSDEEYEKIIKRVRERTTADILIQTDHVAAKEDWQNEPTDPAAITKANWHSYMNYVHLPTVIAKYHCGYVDQRSLWKRYLEQTGLSPQALLRDDVHLNELGEQLMASFAKAALVERTDTPPFDPFNCGQVRTLIAGKDFSYEGGVARIAIDGSRIDLVSNGADVPVSAALSIDGKRPSEHPELYGFTRALATPGGKWPVITRVDSAAPLLVEHWTMKVRRLDPEGKLFSFDLSGSVTGADGSGRSDAAFRSNSGRIVIAPEAWDVAYALMLPKVAVPEQFTVSWNVVPLHVDAWVPTPDQPGTESVVTIANGLPDAPHVLEIRGGEEALSAVRVYSPKRYEFR; this is encoded by the coding sequence ATGACAAATCCCCCTCTGGCCCGCCTCGCCGCTTGGTGTTTGGCTCTGGGCCTTCTGCCCCTCCACGCAACGTTGTCCGCCCCTGCCCGTACCTTGATCCAGCCCCAAGGCGATGGGTTCGAACTCATCCACGAGGGCAAGCCTTTCCTGGTAAGAGGCGCAGTCGCCCCCAACCGCTTTGAGTTGCTTCAAAGTTGCGGCGCCAACGCTGTCCGTACTTCGGCCAGAAAGGAAAACCTCGATGCCGCCCATAATGCGGGCCTCATGGCGATGGCAGATCTCCACTTACGCGGCGAACGTGACGGTTTCAATTGGGATGACGAAGCCATGGTTCAGGAGCAGACCGAGCGAGCCCTCGCCAGGGTGCGTGAGCTCAAGGATCATCCGGCCGTGCTGATGTGGGTGCTGGGCAACGAACTGGACTACATCCCTCCCCTGGAGCCCTACAACCCCCGGATTTGGACTCGGCTGAACGCGCTCGCAAGGGCCGTCAAGGAAGTCGATCCGAGCCGCCCGGTGCTTACGGTGATCGGGACGAGTTTCCTCGAAAAAAAGGTGAAGGAACTGGCGCGCGACGGCACCGAGTTCGACCTCCTCGGATTGAATGCGTATGGCGACCTCGCCGAGGCAGCCCAGGTTTTGCGCGAGCATTGGCCAAAGCCGTACGTGGTTTCCGAGTGGGGTCCGACTGGCCATTGGGAGGTGCCCAAGACCGCCTGGAAAGCGCCCATCGAGCAGACTAGTTCCGAGAAAGCAGCCGTCACACAGGATCGCTACCGTTCCGTCATTCTCGCCGACCCCAAGCGGTGCCTCGGTTCATTCGTCTTCTACTGGAGCGAGAAACAGGAGACGACGCACACTTGGTACGGGCTATTCAACGGCGGGCTCCGTACCGAATCGATCGATGTGATGGAACGGGAATGGAGCGGACGCGCGCCGGCCAATCAGGCACCCCGTATCGAGACATTCACCGTAGCCGCCGCCAAGGACAAGACATCGCTGGCCTTGAAACCCGATAGCGAACAGATCGCAGTTCTCACCGCCGCTGATCCCGACGGAGATCCCGTCACTTATCATTGGGACATCCGGCCCGAGGTAATCCCGCCTCGTGACAACTATGCGGGCAACAAGGAAACCCGCGCCGAACCGCTTGTCGGCCTGATCCTCGCGAATGAGGGGGCCAAGCTCTCCTTCAAGACACCTTCGACCGAGGGCCCCTATCGCCTGTTCGTCACCGTGACGGACGGCAAAGGTTCAGTCGGGTATGCGAACTTTCCCTTCTTTGTATCCAAGGGTGGCACTCTGCCGCCCGCTACGGATGCAAAGTTGTCCCAGCTGGCGCCCCCGTCGGACGTGGGGAATCCCACAATCCTCGGCAAAGGGATTCAGCGGACCCTTCGACTCCTCGCGTCAAGCACGCCGGCAAAGAGGAACACCGTACGCATCCTCTTTTACGGCCAGAGCATAACGGAGCAGGCGTGGACCCAGGAAGTGGAGCGCGACCTCCGCCAGCGTTTTCCGCATGCAAATCTTGTCACGGAGAACCGCGCCCTTGGTGGGTTTTCCTCCCAGCGCCTCGTCAGTACGGCTGAAAGCGACCTCTACAGTTTCTCTCCGGACCTCCTTGTCTTCCATGTTTACGGTTCGGACGAGGAGTACGAAAAGATCATCAAGCGCGTGCGTGAACGCACCACAGCTGACATCCTGATCCAGACTGACCATGTGGCGGCCAAGGAGGACTGGCAAAACGAACCGACCGATCCCGCGGCGATCACGAAGGCCAACTGGCATAGTTACATGAACTACGTTCACCTGCCGACTGTGATCGCGAAGTATCACTGTGGGTATGTTGACCAGCGCTCCCTGTGGAAACGTTACCTCGAACAGACCGGTCTTTCCCCTCAGGCGCTCCTTCGCGACGACGTTCACCTGAATGAACTCGGGGAACAACTCATGGCTAGCTTTGCCAAAGCCGCACTGGTTGAGCGTACCGACACGCCGCCCTTCGACCCCTTCAATTGCGGCCAAGTGCGCACCCTCATTGCCGGCAAGGACTTTTCCTACGAAGGAGGTGTCGCACGCATAGCCATTGATGGCTCGCGGATCGATCTCGTTTCGAACGGCGCCGATGTACCGGTGTCCGCAGCTTTGAGTATCGACGGTAAGCGTCCTTCTGAGCACCCGGAGCTTTATGGCTTTACGCGGGCACTCGCGACCCCCGGGGGAAAATGGCCGGTGATCACACGCGTCGATTCCGCTGCTCCGCTGCTTGTGGAGCATTGGACCATGAAGGTCAGACGCCTGGACCCGGAGGGAAAGCTCTTCTCATTTGATCTCTCTGGTTCAGTCACAGGCGCAGATGGATCAGGACGAAGTGATGCGGCCTTTCGCTCAAACTCAGGCCGGATTGTGATTGCGCCTGAGGCGTGGGATGTCGCCTACGCCTTGATGCTCCCGAAAGTGGCGGTGCCGGAGCAATTCACGGTGTCCTGGAATGTGGTCCCGCTTCACGTTGATGCCTGGGTGCCGACCCCTGATCAACCGGGGACGGAATCCGTTGTCACCATCGCCAATGGACTCCCCGACGCTCCACACGTGCTCGAAATCCGGGGAGGCGAGGAGGCGTTATCTGCCGTCCGCGTGTATTCACCCAAGCGATACGAGTTCCGGTAA
- a CDS encoding NADH-quinone oxidoreductase subunit N: protein MNPEAFQSIAASNQWSGIMPEILVAALALLLLVLEILFPKQKEIIPGVAIMGQVAILVAVIANYHTAWIDAVNFDGLIRHSGPGQFMRVFFLVTSLFVSTLATVALARQKMPKVEFFHIVLVVTGAMMLLAQANNFVLLFVALETVTVGFYILVSYVRTNSLSLEAGLKYLIMGALSSAILLFGIVLVYGTAGNPALAGHASDPMNFGQIQAFLAANPDNFLAKLGAVLVLCGVLFKIGAVPFQIWVPDVYQGAPTPVTAFLAVGSKAAGFALLVILVQVFAPLHAVVLPVLTVVTVATLLFGNLAALTQHNVKRLIGLSGVSHAGFLLLGVIASFKSGLGMGPVYFYLATYLLASFVVFGVMTHCAGENDADQELDHYVDLAKTHPFLAGLLAIGLGSLAGIPPLAGFIGKLLVFMSAFDSGLYGLLAVAIVGVVISIYYYFGWIKAAYFPQWRAPLAEGETDPRPARTPMNYAVGLFLVVAAFASIFLGFIQAPLISALSIG from the coding sequence ATGAATCCCGAAGCCTTTCAATCCATCGCCGCCTCCAACCAATGGAGCGGCATCATGCCGGAAATTCTCGTCGCCGCGCTCGCGTTGCTGCTGCTCGTCCTCGAGATCCTCTTCCCCAAGCAAAAGGAGATCATTCCGGGGGTGGCCATCATGGGCCAAGTGGCAATTCTGGTCGCGGTCATTGCGAATTACCACACAGCCTGGATCGATGCAGTGAACTTCGATGGCCTCATCCGCCACAGCGGCCCCGGCCAGTTCATGCGCGTGTTCTTTTTGGTGACGTCGCTGTTTGTCAGTACGCTGGCAACTGTTGCGCTTGCGCGCCAGAAAATGCCCAAGGTGGAGTTCTTCCACATCGTGCTCGTCGTGACAGGTGCGATGATGCTACTGGCGCAGGCCAACAACTTTGTGCTGTTGTTTGTCGCCCTCGAGACCGTCACCGTTGGGTTCTACATTCTCGTCAGCTATGTCCGCACCAATTCCCTCTCGCTCGAGGCGGGCCTGAAGTACCTCATCATGGGTGCGCTTAGCTCGGCGATTCTGCTTTTCGGAATCGTACTGGTTTATGGGACAGCCGGGAATCCAGCGCTGGCTGGGCACGCGAGCGACCCGATGAACTTCGGCCAGATCCAGGCGTTCCTGGCTGCGAATCCTGACAACTTCCTGGCGAAACTCGGTGCAGTGCTCGTCCTTTGCGGCGTTCTCTTCAAGATTGGCGCCGTTCCCTTCCAGATCTGGGTGCCTGATGTGTACCAGGGTGCGCCCACCCCGGTGACGGCTTTCCTTGCAGTTGGCTCAAAGGCCGCCGGTTTCGCTTTGCTCGTTATCCTCGTCCAGGTGTTCGCGCCGCTCCATGCGGTGGTGCTGCCCGTGCTCACGGTGGTCACCGTTGCCACGCTGTTGTTCGGAAACCTCGCAGCGCTCACGCAGCATAATGTGAAGCGCCTCATTGGCCTCTCCGGCGTGTCTCATGCGGGTTTTCTGCTCCTCGGCGTCATCGCCAGCTTCAAGAGCGGGCTCGGCATGGGCCCGGTTTACTTCTATCTCGCCACCTACCTGCTCGCCTCGTTCGTGGTTTTCGGCGTCATGACCCATTGTGCGGGAGAGAACGATGCCGACCAGGAGCTCGACCACTATGTTGACCTGGCAAAGACCCATCCGTTTTTGGCCGGACTGCTCGCAATCGGCTTGGGTTCACTCGCTGGAATTCCGCCGCTCGCCGGCTTCATCGGCAAGTTGCTCGTGTTCATGAGCGCGTTCGACTCCGGGCTCTACGGGCTTTTGGCGGTGGCCATCGTCGGTGTGGTGATCTCGATTTACTACTACTTTGGCTGGATCAAGGCGGCTTACTTCCCGCAGTGGAGGGCGCCACTGGCCGAAGGCGAGACGGATCCCCGCCCTGCGCGGACTCCGATGAATTATGCCGTTGGCCTGTTCCTGGTGGTTGCAGCGTTTGCCTCGATCTTCCTTGGCTTCATCCAGGCGCCGTTGATCAGCGCGCTCTCGATCGGTTGA
- a CDS encoding NADH-quinone oxidoreductase subunit M — MNNSLDLLLLSIVAPLGLAVAIAAGLPKRIAVRIAYLVFALPAAIGVYLWSQYGTAALSDGYAFRSEYNTGLAFLGIRLSLGLNGISLPLFVMAGLVGLASGFYALQSNAERLKTYVALLLVMQAGLMGVFASIDIFYFYFFHELALIPTFIMVGVWGGRERGFAAMKMTIYLTLGAMLSLAGLIALYHESGANSFDLVTLRTALASEPLPDLVQKNIFGILLFGFGILVSLWPFHTWAPLGYGAAPSSAAMLHAGVLKKFGLYGLIQVALPLLPQGLAPWSHVLSWLALGNVVVIGLVTIAQRDLKQMIGYSSVMHMGYAFLGIATFSAVGVGGVVLMMVAHGLSVALLFMLATSIHHRTHTFDMDAMGGLAQRTPVLAAFFVAATLASIGLPGFANFWGELSIFIALWKFSPLYTALAALGVILSAIYGLRSAARVFFGQPTAEFAKVSEAHPPADLRWSEKLPALILLAGLLAVGFWPKSISHSLNESLKTALPPAATPAASTLASK; from the coding sequence ATGAACAATTCCCTGGACCTCCTTCTTCTTTCCATCGTCGCTCCCCTGGGGCTCGCCGTGGCCATCGCCGCGGGTCTGCCCAAGCGGATTGCGGTGCGGATCGCCTACCTGGTGTTCGCGCTTCCCGCCGCCATCGGCGTGTATCTGTGGAGCCAATACGGCACGGCCGCGCTGAGCGACGGCTACGCCTTCCGCTCCGAGTACAATACGGGCCTCGCCTTTCTCGGTATTCGCCTCTCGCTTGGCCTCAATGGGATTTCGCTCCCGCTTTTTGTCATGGCGGGCCTCGTGGGCCTCGCTTCCGGGTTCTATGCGCTTCAGTCGAATGCCGAGCGCCTGAAGACCTATGTGGCTCTCCTGCTCGTAATGCAGGCCGGTCTCATGGGCGTATTTGCATCGATCGACATCTTCTACTTCTATTTCTTCCATGAGCTCGCCCTGATCCCGACGTTCATTATGGTCGGCGTCTGGGGAGGACGCGAACGGGGCTTCGCGGCGATGAAGATGACCATTTACCTGACGCTGGGAGCCATGCTTTCCCTCGCAGGACTCATCGCCCTGTACCACGAGAGCGGCGCCAATAGTTTCGATCTGGTCACGCTGCGCACCGCTCTCGCCAGTGAGCCGCTGCCCGATCTGGTCCAGAAGAACATCTTTGGTATTCTCCTCTTCGGCTTCGGCATCTTGGTTTCCCTTTGGCCCTTCCATACGTGGGCTCCCCTGGGTTACGGCGCGGCACCCAGCTCCGCAGCCATGCTCCACGCCGGTGTGCTCAAGAAGTTTGGCCTCTACGGCCTGATCCAGGTCGCTCTGCCGTTGCTGCCCCAAGGCCTCGCACCTTGGTCGCATGTCCTCTCCTGGCTCGCGCTCGGAAACGTTGTCGTCATCGGGCTTGTTACCATCGCTCAACGGGACCTGAAGCAAATGATTGGTTACAGCTCGGTGATGCACATGGGCTATGCTTTTCTTGGAATCGCTACCTTTAGCGCTGTCGGTGTGGGCGGCGTGGTGCTCATGATGGTGGCCCACGGGCTTTCGGTCGCGCTCCTATTCATGCTCGCGACAAGCATCCACCACAGAACGCATACGTTTGACATGGACGCGATGGGTGGACTCGCCCAGCGCACACCGGTGCTCGCCGCGTTTTTTGTGGCCGCGACACTCGCCAGCATTGGGCTCCCTGGATTTGCGAACTTCTGGGGCGAACTCTCCATCTTCATTGCTCTCTGGAAGTTCTCGCCCCTCTACACGGCTCTCGCCGCGCTGGGGGTGATCCTCTCCGCCATTTACGGACTTCGCTCCGCCGCCCGCGTTTTCTTCGGACAGCCCACGGCTGAATTTGCCAAAGTGTCTGAAGCCCATCCGCCCGCGGACCTTCGCTGGAGCGAGAAGCTCCCGGCCCTCATTCTGCTCGCTGGCTTGCTCGCCGTCGGCTTCTGGCCGAAATCGATCTCACATTCCCTGAACGAGTCGCTCAAGACCGCTCTGCCGCCGGCCGCAACCCCAGCGGCCTCCACGCTCGCCAGCAAGTAA
- the nuoL gene encoding NADH-quinone oxidoreductase subunit L translates to MASSDLALLTLLLPLGSAALIALFLRRRGTIASVISVVACLGVAAAGLKLSLGADRFDISWEWLQLDTLRIAIGIKFDDLSALMLAIVCIVGLCVHVFSLGYMHDDNSKARYFGGLSIFMFSMLGIVFADNLFMMFIFWELVGFSSYLLINHYHEKQSAADASKKAFIVNRVGDFGFILGIVWCYHTLGTASLTEITQQVSSGGVIAAGIPLLLFCGAVGKSAQAPLHVWLPDAMEGPTPVSALIHAATMVAAGIFMLCRIEPLFAAAPVALNVVLWVGVVTAVYAALCAVVQNDIKKVLAYSTLSQLGYMVAAFGLGRLDVSAHDGGTAAHVAQAGMGAAMFHLMTHAFFKALMFLGSGSVIYACHHEQDILKMGGLGRKLRLTFWTFTIGVAAIIGMPGLSGFFSKDAILYLAFEKHTGVFILLAFTAVLTAFYMTRLWKLTFLGTPRSENASHAHEGGWSMKGPLLVLAVLSIAGAYGILDWKHFEAVFKHVPEAHGSAHWIVFAVSVAVMALGAGAALLLYRSEERDTLSTTVPGLHGALSLAKGAPDNVYDYYVAKVQQRFALVLNFIDQIFIGGVLVRGLAAVTGGLGMLARWLHVGSLHAYVYWFLVGAAFVWAYVAGVF, encoded by the coding sequence ATGGCGTCCTCCGACCTCGCCCTGCTCACACTGCTGCTGCCGCTCGGCTCCGCGGCGTTGATCGCGCTCTTTCTTCGCCGTCGCGGCACGATCGCATCAGTCATTTCCGTTGTCGCCTGCCTTGGCGTCGCCGCGGCCGGATTGAAGCTTTCGCTCGGCGCGGACCGATTTGATATCTCCTGGGAGTGGCTTCAACTGGATACCCTTCGCATCGCGATCGGCATCAAGTTCGATGACCTCTCCGCGTTGATGCTGGCGATCGTCTGTATCGTGGGTTTGTGCGTGCATGTGTTCTCCCTGGGCTACATGCACGATGACAACTCCAAGGCGCGCTACTTTGGCGGCTTGTCGATCTTCATGTTCTCGATGCTCGGCATCGTCTTCGCGGACAACCTATTCATGATGTTCATCTTTTGGGAGCTGGTCGGTTTCAGCTCCTACCTGCTGATCAATCACTACCACGAGAAACAGTCGGCAGCGGATGCGTCCAAAAAGGCGTTCATCGTGAACCGCGTCGGCGACTTCGGCTTCATTTTGGGAATAGTCTGGTGCTACCACACGCTTGGAACAGCGAGCCTCACTGAGATCACGCAACAGGTCTCCTCGGGTGGCGTGATCGCGGCCGGCATCCCCCTGCTTCTCTTCTGCGGCGCCGTCGGAAAATCAGCCCAGGCCCCTCTGCATGTGTGGCTGCCAGACGCGATGGAAGGCCCCACGCCTGTTTCCGCCCTAATCCACGCGGCCACCATGGTCGCGGCCGGTATCTTCATGCTGTGCCGAATCGAGCCGCTGTTTGCGGCGGCACCGGTTGCCTTGAACGTCGTACTTTGGGTGGGCGTCGTCACCGCCGTTTATGCGGCGCTCTGCGCCGTGGTGCAGAACGACATCAAGAAGGTCTTGGCCTATTCCACTTTGTCCCAACTAGGGTACATGGTTGCTGCTTTCGGTTTAGGCCGGTTGGACGTTTCTGCCCACGATGGCGGAACCGCTGCGCATGTGGCACAGGCCGGCATGGGGGCTGCAATGTTCCACCTGATGACGCACGCCTTCTTCAAGGCGCTCATGTTCCTGGGCTCCGGATCCGTCATCTATGCCTGCCATCATGAACAGGACATCCTCAAGATGGGTGGTCTCGGTCGAAAGCTGCGCCTTACCTTCTGGACGTTCACAATCGGCGTCGCCGCGATCATCGGCATGCCGGGGCTTTCCGGTTTCTTCTCCAAGGATGCCATCCTTTACCTCGCTTTTGAGAAGCATACAGGTGTGTTCATCCTTCTCGCCTTCACTGCCGTCCTGACCGCGTTCTACATGACCCGCCTCTGGAAGCTGACATTCCTGGGTACGCCTCGAAGCGAGAATGCCTCGCATGCACACGAGGGTGGCTGGTCGATGAAGGGCCCGCTCCTGGTACTCGCTGTGCTCTCCATCGCGGGTGCTTATGGCATTCTTGACTGGAAGCACTTTGAGGCTGTTTTCAAGCACGTCCCTGAGGCGCATGGATCGGCGCACTGGATTGTTTTCGCCGTTTCGGTTGCCGTCATGGCCCTCGGCGCTGGTGCCGCTCTGCTTCTCTACCGTTCGGAAGAGCGCGATACGCTCTCCACGACAGTCCCTGGGCTGCACGGTGCCCTCTCGCTTGCCAAGGGCGCGCCCGACAACGTCTACGACTACTACGTGGCAAAAGTGCAGCAGCGCTTCGCGCTCGTGCTGAACTTCATCGACCAGATTTTCATCGGCGGCGTCCTGGTGCGCGGCCTGGCTGCCGTCACGGGTGGCCTGGGCATGCTGGCCCGCTGGCTGCATGTTGGCAGCCTGCACGCCTATGTTTACTGGTTTCTGGTCGGAGCCGCTTTCGTCTGGGCCTACGTGGCCGGTGTATTCTAA
- the nuoK gene encoding NADH-quinone oxidoreductase subunit NuoK: MTIGLNEYLMLSAILFAIGFFGVLLRKNTLIIYICLELMLVAATLALVAFSRYNQTVNGNVFVFFILTVAAAEVAVGLAIIVALFRKRQTVQVEELNALKN; this comes from the coding sequence ATGACTATCGGCCTTAACGAATACCTGATGCTCAGCGCGATTCTGTTCGCGATAGGATTCTTCGGCGTGCTTTTGCGCAAGAATACCCTCATCATTTACATTTGCCTCGAGTTGATGCTCGTGGCGGCGACCCTCGCGCTGGTCGCGTTCTCGCGTTATAACCAGACCGTCAACGGCAACGTCTTTGTCTTCTTCATCCTCACCGTGGCCGCGGCAGAAGTAGCCGTGGGCCTGGCCATCATCGTCGCTCTCTTCCGCAAGCGGCAGACGGTGCAGGTGGAAGAGCTCAACGCATTGAAGAATTGA
- a CDS encoding NADH-quinone oxidoreductase subunit J produces MTDLLFYVFSALTVGSALGVVLNKNAVIAALSFLLSLVGVAGLFLTLDALLLAVLTVLVYAGAVVALFLFITMLLDMQGGVPKPFRRATLVASATGAILLAVGLVSFHTQIQSLAKPMQPLTGAAASFTDLKTYGATLFTSYLLPVQIVGFLLLIAMLGVIVLSKRFPGMEDVK; encoded by the coding sequence ATGACAGACCTGCTCTTCTATGTGTTCTCGGCGCTCACCGTCGGCTCGGCCCTCGGAGTGGTGCTCAACAAAAACGCGGTGATCGCCGCGCTTTCGTTCCTCCTGAGCCTCGTGGGCGTGGCCGGGCTTTTCCTGACGCTCGATGCGCTTCTGCTCGCGGTGCTCACGGTGCTCGTTTATGCCGGGGCCGTGGTGGCCCTGTTTCTCTTCATCACCATGCTCCTTGATATGCAGGGTGGGGTGCCAAAGCCGTTCCGCCGTGCGACCCTCGTTGCCAGCGCCACCGGGGCGATCCTCCTCGCTGTCGGGCTTGTGAGTTTCCACACGCAAATCCAGTCGCTGGCCAAGCCGATGCAACCCCTGACCGGCGCAGCCGCCTCCTTCACCGACCTGAAGACCTATGGAGCCACGCTCTTCACAAGCTACCTGCTGCCGGTGCAGATCGTGGGCTTCCTGCTCCTTATTGCGATGTTGGGTGTGATCGTGCTCAGCAAGCGCTTTCCTGGAATGGAGGACGTCAAATGA
- a CDS encoding NADH-quinone oxidoreductase subunit I has protein sequence MAVIQVERKPLTWAERTYIPQIISGLRTTLKHLFKPTVTLQYPEQRPEIPSGYRGVPTLVRDPHGREKCVSCQLCEFVCPPKAIRITPGEIPEGDPNAHVERRPKEFEIDMLRCIYCGMCQEVCPEEAIWLQNQYSMTGYTRAEMVNNKEKLLEIGGTLPDKHFKWDKKKEAQEHGNAH, from the coding sequence ATGGCCGTCATCCAAGTCGAACGCAAACCCCTCACCTGGGCTGAGCGCACCTATATCCCGCAGATCATCTCGGGTTTGCGGACCACCCTGAAGCACCTTTTCAAACCAACGGTTACGCTGCAGTATCCTGAACAACGCCCCGAGATCCCGTCAGGTTATCGTGGCGTCCCGACCCTCGTGCGCGATCCGCATGGCCGTGAGAAATGTGTCTCGTGCCAGCTCTGCGAATTCGTGTGCCCGCCCAAGGCCATTCGCATCACACCGGGCGAGATCCCGGAAGGGGACCCGAATGCCCATGTCGAGCGCAGGCCCAAGGAGTTCGAAATCGACATGCTCCGGTGCATCTATTGCGGCATGTGCCAGGAAGTTTGCCCCGAAGAGGCGATCTGGCTTCAGAACCAGTATTCAATGACCGGGTACACGCGTGCCGAGATGGTGAACAACAAGGAGAAACTGCTCGAGATTGGCGGCACACTCCCGGACAAGCATTTCAAGTGGGACAAAAAGAAGGAGGCGCAGGAGCACGGGAACGCGCACTGA